CCAGCTGTCGCGGTCGTCGGCCGGATTCTTGCGCACGAGGTCGGCGTCGATGATCTGGCCGCCTTCGAGCAGCGTGAAGGAATGCTGGCGACCCGGCTTGCGTACGACCGCGCGGACGTTGCCGTTGCGGATCGTGAAGTCGTTGAGGCGACCCATCGCCAGCGGTCCGCCGATCAGGTCGTTCGCGTTGGTGATCTGGAATGCCTTGGCGGCGTGCGCGTTCGGGCCAACGACCGCCGGCGTGCAGTTGAGCTTGAACTTGACGGAAGCGCCCGAACCGCTGTCGTCGACGCTGATCGCGACATTGGCCTTGTTCTTCTTGAAGGCCGGCATGCAGTAGTCCTCGTCGTCTGCCATGCAGTCGAGGTCGCTGGCGCACTTCTCGCCGAGGTCCGACATGCCCTGGCAGGTGCCGCCGGCAGCCTTGAGGTCGACCTTGACCGGCAGGTCGGACGCCGTGCAGGAATTCGTGGCGCTCGGAAGCAGCGCGCTGAATGCGTCCTCGAGCGTGAATCGGTTCGGGTATGCCGACGGAAGCTTGAAGGCGTTGCTCGCGTCCTTGGTGGACGGCTTGTCGACGCTTCCGGCAGAGACGGAGTCCGTGTCGCAGCTGGGATTCTGGGGATTGACGCAAACGCCGACGCGGAACGTGCAGCTGCCGTTCACCGATCCGTCCGCGTCGCAAAGCGGATCACCGTCGACGCAGGTGATCTTCTTGACGTCGAGAGGCTTGGCTCCCGCCCCGTCCATGTCGACTGCGACCGCGAGGCGGCAGTTGCCCTGGGAGCCGCCGGCGGCGAACGAGCAGTCGGCCGGATTGCTCACCGTGTGGGTGCCGTTGTCGATGCAGACCGCATCGGCCCGTGCTGCTGCAAAAGCCAAAGCGCCTACTGCAAGCCCGGCAATGCCGAGCTTCTTCCAATTGTTCATGAGCCCTCCCCAACGAGATAATGGCAGCGGTCCAAACGAGCGGACGGACGAAATCGCGGCGAAGGTAATCGTCGGGCCGGAGGTTAGTCAAGCCGGAGACGGCAAATCCCCGCACCTCACGCGAACTTACGCGCTGTGCGACGTGCCGTAATACGACGGGCTGACGCTGCCTGCGCGGCCTTGCGGCACTCTCTGGTGCTGGCGCCGCGCCAGCCGCAGCAGCACTTTGAGCGAAGTCTCGAATTCATCGATCGGCTTGACCTCAATGAGATCGGCATCGATCAGCTCCTGCATGACGCGGCGTCCCAAATCGCTGCGCGTGATCGTAATCGTCCAGCCCGTGCAGCCGACTCCTCCGCACGAAACGTCGGCGAGCTCGGCGGAGAAGTCTCCGCAGTGGTGGCACTCGGGACGCGCGTGTTCCTGGGCGTCGCGCAGGTTGATGCGCACGACTTCGCCGTCCTTTGGATAAACCAGCACTTCGCCCTTGACGTTGAACTTGGCGATGTCGGTCAGCGGGATGCCGAGCTCGCGCTCGATCTTGCGCACCATCAGGCCGTCGAAGTCGAAGACCTCCGAGCACAGCAGGCCGATCCTGAGCGCAATGCGATCCGAGGGATCCTTCAGGCTTCGGGTCTGCCTGTCGATGATCTTGTCCTTCTTCTTGCCGGTGTGGATGAACTCCGGGTCGCGAAGCTGGGCCTTGCGGGTCGGCGTGACCTGGCAGGGAACGCCGACGAACGCGACACGCGAGCAGCCCTTGGTGGCCGCCTCCTCCAGCGCGAGGTCGTTCGGACAATACGTGTACCAGGAGCCCGCCGCCGCGATGATCTCCTCTTCGGTCGTCGCGCACATCGGCTTCGGGGCGCACGGGCGATCGGGGTCGGGCGCGGAGACGATCGCGCCGTCGATGCATCCGGTCTTCATCTGGTGAAGCAGCAGTGCCGTGACGACGCCGCCGTCCTGGGCAACGCCGAGGATGCGCGGGTCCTTGACGCGCGCCGCGTAGATTTCCTGGTAGGTGCCGAAGCCGCCCGAGTACGTGTTGCCTTCTTCGTTGGCGAAGACGTCGGCGGCCAGCTCGAACTCGCGCGGCCCGAGCCGCGGGCAGACCTGGGCACAGACGTCGCAGCCGATTCCCTCGCTGATGCCGCAGTAGTCGAACGGTGCGCTCGCTTTCGCGGTCTGCTTGGGCTTGCCGTCGATGTACTCGATGACGTTGTGCGGGCACACCAGCACGCAGCTGCCGCACTCGCAGCAGGAGCCGAAAGCGACGACGTCGTTCATCATGTCCTTGAACGACGGCTTGGACTTGAAGCTCTGCTCTTCCACGGAAACGCCCCTCTCGGACAATGGTCGGGATTGCGATCGGAGACCGGCCCCCGCTCCCTAGCGGAGACCGCTGCCCTGCACTACCGGCGTCAGTACCGGATCAGCGCATGAACGGGAACCGGAGCCAGCGCAGCGCGCCCGCCGAGGAAGTCCAGCTCGATCAGGAACCCGCACTCGATGACCTTCGCGCCGCAGGCATGCGCCAGCGCGACGGTCGCGCGCGCCGTCCCGCCGGTGGCGAGGAGGTCGTCGAGGATCGCGACGCGGGCGCCCGCCGGCAGCGCGTCCTTGTGGATCTCCAGCGAATCGCTGCCGTACTCGAGCTCGTAGGTGACCGTGTGCGTGTCGTGCGGCAGCTTGCCTGGCTTGCGCACGATGCACAGCCCGACGCCGAGCGCATAGGCGACGGGCGCACCGAACAGGAATCCGCGCGACTCGACGCCGACGATCGCGTCGACCTTGCCGCGGTAGCGCTCGGCCATCGCGTCGACGACCTGGTGAAGCCCCGGTCCGCTCGATAGCAGCGGCGTGATGTCCTTGAACTGGATCCCCGGCTTCGGGAAATCCGGCACGTTGCGGATGAGCGAATGGATATCCATCGGCGTTGGCGGTCTCCGTGGCGGCCCGCTCAGGGCCAGTCCAGGCGAAGCGACGCGAGCGTGCGCATCGCCTCGTAGTTGGTCAGGTCGAGGTGCAGCGGCGTCACCGAGACGAGTCCGTCGCGGACTGCGCTGAAATCGGTGCCGGGTTCGTCTTCGAAATCCAGCTCGGTGCCGCCGATCCAGTAGTACTTGCGGCCGCGCGGGTCGTCCTTCTCGACGATCGCATCGCCGTAGCGGCGCTTTCCCTGGCGCGTGATCGCGAAGCCTTCGGGCGCGGCCAGATCAGGCACGTTGACGTTGAGCAAGGTATCGGGCGGAAGACCTTTGTCTTTCAGCGCTCGCACCAGCTGTGCGGCAAACCTTGCTGCCGCGTCGTACTGGAACGAGACGCGGCCGACCTGGGAGAACGCGACTCCCGGCACTCCGAGCAGCACCGCTTCCATCGCTGCAGAAACGGTACCGGAGTACGTGATGTCGTCGCCGAGGTTCGGGCCGCGGTTGATGCCGGAGACGATCAGCCACGGCCTGCCCGGCAGCAGGCCGTTCAGCGCGAGGTTCACGCAGTCGGTCGGCGTGCCGCTGACGGCGTACCAGCCCGGCCGGACCTCGTCGGCGCGAAGCGGGCTTTCGAGCGTCAGCGCGTGGCTGACGGCCGAGCGCTCGCGATCCGGGGCCACGACGATCACGTCGTCGATCGGCCTCAGCGCCTCGACAAGGCGCGCAAGGCCGCTCGACTGAATGCCGTCGTCGTTGCTCGCCAGGATCACGGGCGCGGGATCATCCTCGCGCAAGTGCCGGAGGTCAACCACTGCGTGCACGGCTTCACGACGAAAAAAAACGGGGCCGGAGAGAAGACCCTCCGGCCCCGCGCTGCATCGATCGTGTCGATCCGTGGTCGGGGTGACTGGATTTGAACCAGCGACCACTCACACCCCAAGCGAGTGCGCTACCAGACTGCGCTACACCCCGTCATCGGCCGGCAACGTCGCGCTCGTGCCCGGTCTGCACGAAAAACGCCTTGCCGGGCCAGCGAGACGATAACGATCGTCATCCCGCAAGGCAACTGCCGCAGCAGCCGGTTTTGCGCGAACGACGCGGATCAGAAGTCGTAGCCGGTCTCGCCGTGGCTCGCCAGGTCGAGGCCCGACCTTTCGCCTTCCTCGTCGATGCGAAGCCCTGCTCCGGCATCGAGCACGCGCGCAAGGACCAGCGTCATCAAGAACGCGTACGCGAAGGTGGCCGCGACGCCGGTTGCCTGCACGGCGACGCGGTAGACATTGGCCCTGTCGATGAGGCCCCCTGCCCTGTCCGGCGTGAGCGCGGCGATGCAGAAGATTCCGGTCGCGATCGCGCCCCAGGCTCCCCCTACACCGTGCACGCCGAACACGTCGAGCGTGTCGTCGTAGCCGAAATTGCGTTTGACCAGCACCGCGGCGTAGCAGAGCGAGGCGCCGACGGCGCCGATCACGAGCGCACCGGTTGCGTCGACGTACCCGCAGGCCGGCGTGATCGCGACGAGGCCGGCCAGCGCACCGGTCGCAAAGCCGAGGGCGCTCGCCTTGCCGCGGTGGCGGGCTTCGATCAGGCACCAGGTGGTTGCGGCGGCGGCGGCAGCGATGTGCGTCGCGATGAACGCGCCGACCGCGGTGGAATTGGCGCCGAGCGCGCTGCCGCCGTTGAAGCCGTACCAGCCGAACCACAGCAGGCCGGCACCGAACAGCGTCATCGCCAGGTTGTGGGGTTTCATCGGCGTGTGCGGGTAGCCGATGCGACGACCGAGCACGAGGGTCAGCGCGAGCGCGGAGACACCGGAGCTGACGTGCACGACGGTGCCGCCGGCAAAATCGAGCACTCCGCGCCGCATCAGCCATCCGTCCGAGGCCCAGACCCAGTGGCAGACTGGGTCGTAGACGAGCGTCGCCCACAGGACGAGGAACAGAACCCACGAGCTGAACTTGACGCGCTCGGCCACCGCGCCGCTGACGAGTGCCGGCGTGATGATCGCGAACATCATCTGGAACGCCATGAAGAGGCCCTGCGGGATGGCCGTGCCGGGCCACGCG
The nucleotide sequence above comes from Candidatus Binatia bacterium. Encoded proteins:
- a CDS encoding adenine phosphoribosyltransferase — its product is MDIHSLIRNVPDFPKPGIQFKDITPLLSSGPGLHQVVDAMAERYRGKVDAIVGVESRGFLFGAPVAYALGVGLCIVRKPGKLPHDTHTVTYELEYGSDSLEIHKDALPAGARVAILDDLLATGGTARATVALAHACGAKVIECGFLIELDFLGGRAALAPVPVHALIRY
- a CDS encoding Coenzyme F420 hydrogenase/dehydrogenase, beta subunit C-terminal domain, giving the protein MEEQSFKSKPSFKDMMNDVVAFGSCCECGSCVLVCPHNVIEYIDGKPKQTAKASAPFDYCGISEGIGCDVCAQVCPRLGPREFELAADVFANEEGNTYSGGFGTYQEIYAARVKDPRILGVAQDGGVVTALLLHQMKTGCIDGAIVSAPDPDRPCAPKPMCATTEEEIIAAAGSWYTYCPNDLALEEAATKGCSRVAFVGVPCQVTPTRKAQLRDPEFIHTGKKKDKIIDRQTRSLKDPSDRIALRIGLLCSEVFDFDGLMVRKIERELGIPLTDIAKFNVKGEVLVYPKDGEVVRINLRDAQEHARPECHHCGDFSAELADVSCGGVGCTGWTITITRSDLGRRVMQELIDADLIEVKPIDEFETSLKVLLRLARRQHQRVPQGRAGSVSPSYYGTSHSA
- a CDS encoding ammonium transporter, whose translation is MSARTLRLAMPTAMLLIAASAAPAAAGEAPGISAGDSAWMLAACALVLLMTPGLALFYGGMVRSKNVLSSLMHSYVAMGVVSVQWVVCGYSLAFAPGGPFIGGLSHLMLHGVHNDVAWPGTAIPQGLFMAFQMMFAIITPALVSGAVAERVKFSSWVLFLVLWATLVYDPVCHWVWASDGWLMRRGVLDFAGGTVVHVSSGVSALALTLVLGRRIGYPHTPMKPHNLAMTLFGAGLLWFGWYGFNGGSALGANSTAVGAFIATHIAAAAAATTWCLIEARHRGKASALGFATGALAGLVAITPACGYVDATGALVIGAVGASLCYAAVLVKRNFGYDDTLDVFGVHGVGGAWGAIATGIFCIAALTPDRAGGLIDRANVYRVAVQATGVAATFAYAFLMTLVLARVLDAGAGLRIDEEGERSGLDLASHGETGYDF
- the surE gene encoding 5'/3'-nucleotidase SurE, giving the protein MILASNDDGIQSSGLARLVEALRPIDDVIVVAPDRERSAVSHALTLESPLRADEVRPGWYAVSGTPTDCVNLALNGLLPGRPWLIVSGINRGPNLGDDITYSGTVSAAMEAVLLGVPGVAFSQVGRVSFQYDAAARFAAQLVRALKDKGLPPDTLLNVNVPDLAAPEGFAITRQGKRRYGDAIVEKDDPRGRKYYWIGGTELDFEDEPGTDFSAVRDGLVSVTPLHLDLTNYEAMRTLASLRLDWP